Proteins encoded within one genomic window of Synergistaceae bacterium DZ-S4:
- a CDS encoding metal ABC transporter ATP-binding protein, translating to MSILKAEKISVEYEGTAVLKDLSFRIEKGEFLAVVGENGSGKSTLIKAILGLVGLSSGSIRLDGGIKSGGIGYLPQQREVQKDFPAAVYEVVLSGCLASRRIVTFYSPDDKRLALRNMELLEIADLRKRSFRDLSGGQQQRVLLARALCSAKAMLILDEPTAGLDPLISSEFYGLLGRLNRENGMTIIMVSHDIEAAKENAGRILHVGTGPCFFGSVREYLRSDTGKRFSNGNAGHSA from the coding sequence ATGAGTATCCTCAAAGCGGAAAAGATATCAGTCGAATATGAGGGTACTGCCGTCCTCAAAGACCTCTCCTTCCGCATCGAAAAAGGAGAGTTCCTTGCCGTCGTCGGGGAGAACGGTTCCGGCAAGAGTACCCTGATAAAGGCGATACTCGGACTTGTTGGCCTTTCATCGGGGTCGATAAGGCTTGATGGCGGCATCAAAAGTGGCGGCATAGGCTATCTTCCCCAACAGAGGGAGGTCCAAAAAGATTTCCCTGCCGCAGTGTATGAAGTGGTCCTATCCGGCTGCCTCGCTTCACGGAGGATCGTCACATTCTATTCGCCTGACGACAAGAGGCTCGCGCTGAGGAACATGGAACTCCTTGAAATAGCCGATCTGAGGAAGCGCTCATTCCGCGACCTCTCGGGAGGCCAGCAGCAGCGCGTACTTCTGGCGCGGGCGCTTTGCTCCGCAAAGGCGATGCTGATCCTGGATGAACCCACTGCGGGGCTTGATCCGTTGATCAGTTCCGAGTTCTACGGTCTGCTCGGAAGACTCAACAGGGAAAACGGAATGACCATAATAATGGTCTCTCATGACATCGAAGCAGCGAAGGAAAACGCAGGCAGGATACTCCACGTTGGGACAGGTCCATGCTTCTTCGGTTCTGTCAGGGAATATCTTAGGTCAGATACCGGAAAGAGGTTCTCGAACGGAAATGCCGGACATTCTGCGTGA
- a CDS encoding metal ABC transporter permease codes for MPDILRELFSYDFILRAVAVGIMVSLCASLLGVSLVLKRYSMIGDGLGHVAFGALCVAVAFNMAPLLVSVPVVVTAAALLLRIRGNVRIKGDAAIAVISSSSLAVGIIVTSLTQGMNIDIYNYMFGSILAMSDRDVYLGMALSAAVLLLFVLLYNVIFAVTFDEDFARAAGVNVSFYNTLIAILTAVTIVVGMRIMGSLLISSLIVFPSLTAMRLFSSFRGVVICSGIVSTICFFLGIVISYSLDIPVGASIVVLNFAAFTLFFAAGSLRKYF; via the coding sequence ATGCCGGACATTCTGCGTGAGCTCTTCTCCTACGATTTCATACTGAGGGCGGTCGCGGTGGGCATAATGGTATCCCTCTGCGCTTCTCTCCTCGGAGTCAGCCTTGTCCTTAAGCGCTATTCGATGATCGGGGACGGCCTTGGACACGTGGCTTTCGGAGCCCTTTGCGTCGCTGTGGCTTTCAACATGGCTCCGCTCCTTGTCTCCGTCCCTGTCGTTGTGACGGCTGCAGCTCTACTGCTGAGGATCAGGGGCAATGTCAGGATCAAGGGAGATGCCGCCATTGCTGTCATATCCAGCTCCTCCCTCGCTGTAGGGATAATCGTGACATCCCTTACACAGGGGATGAATATTGACATCTACAACTACATGTTTGGCAGCATACTCGCGATGAGCGACCGGGACGTTTACCTCGGAATGGCCCTCTCCGCAGCTGTGCTCCTTCTCTTCGTCCTTCTTTACAATGTCATATTTGCAGTGACCTTCGACGAGGATTTCGCGAGGGCGGCAGGGGTCAACGTCAGTTTTTACAATACCCTCATAGCTATCCTCACAGCAGTCACCATAGTTGTTGGCATGCGGATAATGGGGTCCCTCCTCATATCCAGCCTTATCGTCTTCCCGTCGCTCACCGCGATGAGGCTCTTCTCGAGCTTCAGGGGCGTGGTGATCTGCTCGGGGATAGTCTCGACAATATGTTTCTTTCTTGGTATCGTCATCTCATATTCACTCGACATCCCTGTGGGAGCGAGCATAGTTGTACTGAACTTCGCTGCATTCACGCTCTTTTTTGCCGCGGGAAGCCTCAGAAAGTATTTTTAG
- a CDS encoding biopolymer transporter ExbD: MRRRKSRRFADIDITPLIDVLFMLIIFFVLTATFIQGKLDIDLPSGKGETPDVKSTLTLTVERDGTIFWEGVRISEGELPELARGARNREILIAGDKNAPYGRIAEVLSILRKEGITSAGLLTESGN, translated from the coding sequence GTGCGAAGGCGTAAATCGAGGCGCTTTGCCGACATAGATATTACGCCTCTTATAGACGTACTGTTTATGCTGATAATCTTTTTCGTCCTGACTGCGACATTCATTCAGGGCAAACTGGATATAGATCTGCCCTCGGGGAAGGGAGAAACACCTGATGTCAAAAGCACCCTGACCCTGACCGTGGAAAGGGACGGGACGATCTTCTGGGAGGGAGTCCGGATCTCAGAGGGGGAACTTCCCGAACTTGCCAGAGGTGCCCGCAATAGGGAGATACTGATAGCGGGGGATAAAAACGCCCCCTACGGCAGGATCGCGGAAGTGCTCTCGATACTCAGGAAAGAGGGCATAACATCTGCAGGCCTGCTGACGGAGTCGGGAAACTGA
- a CDS encoding ferrous iron transport protein A produces MPVNFLSPGMQGCVKRITGRDDTRRFLESLGLVPGGCVTMISSAGDNVILGVRGTRIAISRKLADRIHI; encoded by the coding sequence ATGCCAGTCAATTTCTTGTCACCCGGAATGCAAGGCTGTGTCAAAAGGATCACCGGACGAGATGATACAAGACGCTTCCTCGAGAGCCTGGGGCTTGTACCCGGAGGCTGTGTCACAATGATCTCTTCTGCAGGCGACAACGTCATACTTGGGGTCAGGGGAACAAGGATCGCGATCAGCAGGAAACTGGCTGACCGGATACACATATAG
- the feoB gene encoding ferrous iron transport protein B, protein MGLKIALIGNPNSGKTTMFNAVTGSTQYVGNWPGVTVEKKEGAVRGHEDALLVDLPGVYSLSPYTLEERITREFLTNGRPDAVINIVDSTNIERSLYLTTELLEMEIPVIVALNMTDAAEKAGIMIDEVKLSERLGCRVVKTSASEGTGIGELVKSILEVATLKERPVKRPLFGSDAEDTLELIRERASRHTEGMPERWLSVNLFSRDPILRGRLPLCEEDIERIDRLIGLCEEKLDDDSESIIANERYRYIDCILEGTLIKRGTGSLSISDRIDMVLTNRLLGLPIFFMIMWGIYYVSIQTLGDMTIGWTEELFGGISESVSAMLISGNAAEWLHALVTDGIIGGVGAVLGFVPQLMILFLFISLLEDCGYMARVAFIMDRIFRQFGLSGKSFIPMLVGTGCSVPGIMASRTIENESDRRLTIMLTPFVPCGAKLPVFALFAASFFPESSWVAPSMYMIGISMVIVSGVLLKKTDLFGGEPAPFVMELPSYRMPKPKGVFIHMWERARAFIVKAGTIIFFAAGLIWFLQAFSWSLQMVEPDESILASIGSFMSPVFRPLGFGNWQSSVAVVTGFLAKEAVVSTYGVLLGVGEVLEDDPVLVSQISRIFTPVSAYAFMVFTLLAPPCFAALGAIRSEMRSWKWTLFAIAWQTGLAYLLSMLIYQVGGIIFEGKDLSGMTTAILGSLVIIAMGLSLYRIIKNSISGKCGCGSGCGGGCAGCGAAKAGHSK, encoded by the coding sequence ATGGGACTCAAAATAGCACTTATAGGAAACCCGAACAGCGGAAAGACTACTATGTTCAACGCTGTAACAGGAAGCACCCAATATGTAGGCAACTGGCCGGGTGTGACGGTAGAAAAAAAAGAAGGTGCGGTCAGGGGACACGAGGATGCTCTTCTGGTCGACCTCCCCGGAGTTTATTCGCTCTCTCCGTACACCCTTGAGGAGCGGATCACACGGGAATTCCTGACAAACGGAAGGCCCGACGCAGTAATAAACATCGTTGATTCTACAAATATCGAGAGAAGCCTCTACCTGACAACGGAGCTTCTGGAGATGGAGATACCCGTAATAGTCGCACTTAATATGACGGACGCAGCAGAAAAGGCCGGGATAATGATCGATGAAGTCAAACTTTCGGAACGTCTGGGATGCAGGGTAGTAAAGACATCGGCATCCGAGGGCACCGGCATCGGGGAACTCGTCAAAAGCATCCTCGAAGTGGCCACCCTGAAGGAGAGACCGGTAAAACGCCCCCTTTTCGGCAGCGATGCAGAGGATACGCTTGAACTTATAAGAGAGAGGGCGTCAAGGCATACTGAAGGGATGCCGGAAAGGTGGCTCTCGGTCAACCTCTTCAGCAGGGACCCCATACTCCGCGGCAGGCTTCCACTCTGCGAAGAGGACATTGAACGGATCGACAGGCTGATAGGTCTCTGCGAGGAAAAACTTGACGACGACTCCGAGAGCATCATAGCCAACGAACGCTACAGGTACATAGACTGCATCCTCGAAGGAACCCTTATTAAAAGGGGAACGGGGTCGCTTTCCATATCCGACAGGATAGACATGGTGCTTACCAACAGGCTTCTGGGTCTCCCCATTTTTTTCATGATAATGTGGGGCATCTATTATGTTTCGATACAGACTCTTGGGGATATGACCATCGGGTGGACAGAGGAACTTTTCGGAGGGATCTCCGAGAGTGTATCTGCCATGCTTATTTCCGGAAATGCCGCAGAGTGGCTGCATGCGCTGGTGACAGACGGCATCATCGGCGGAGTCGGAGCAGTTCTTGGATTCGTTCCGCAGCTGATGATCCTGTTCCTCTTCATATCCTTGCTGGAGGACTGCGGGTACATGGCCAGGGTAGCCTTCATTATGGACAGGATATTCCGCCAGTTCGGCCTCTCTGGAAAATCCTTTATTCCCATGCTTGTGGGGACCGGCTGTTCGGTCCCGGGCATCATGGCTTCAAGGACCATTGAGAACGAATCGGACCGGAGGCTGACTATAATGCTCACACCCTTCGTGCCATGCGGCGCAAAGCTGCCTGTTTTCGCACTCTTTGCCGCCTCCTTTTTCCCGGAAAGTTCGTGGGTGGCACCTTCGATGTACATGATAGGGATCAGCATGGTCATAGTTTCAGGGGTACTCCTGAAGAAGACGGATCTCTTCGGCGGAGAACCGGCGCCCTTCGTAATGGAACTTCCATCCTACCGGATGCCGAAGCCGAAAGGTGTGTTCATCCACATGTGGGAGCGGGCCAGGGCATTCATAGTAAAAGCAGGGACAATAATATTCTTTGCGGCGGGACTGATCTGGTTCCTCCAGGCATTCAGCTGGTCACTGCAGATGGTGGAGCCTGACGAAAGCATACTGGCATCCATAGGCAGCTTTATGTCGCCCGTATTCAGGCCTCTAGGGTTCGGCAACTGGCAGTCGTCAGTGGCTGTTGTTACGGGCTTCCTTGCAAAAGAGGCGGTAGTATCGACTTACGGCGTCCTGCTGGGGGTCGGTGAAGTTCTCGAAGACGATCCGGTGCTTGTCTCACAAATATCCCGGATATTCACCCCCGTGAGTGCCTACGCTTTCATGGTCTTCACCCTTCTTGCCCCCCCGTGCTTCGCGGCGCTCGGGGCGATAAGAAGCGAGATGCGTTCATGGAAGTGGACATTGTTTGCGATCGCCTGGCAGACAGGACTTGCCTACCTGCTCTCAATGCTGATTTACCAGGTCGGCGGCATAATATTTGAAGGAAAGGACTTGAGCGGAATGACAACAGCGATATTGGGATCTTTGGTAATAATTGCTATGGGGCTCTCGCTCTACAGGATCATCAAAAACAGCATTTCAGGAAAATGCGGCTGCGGGTCAGGGTGCGGCGGCGGATGTGCAGGCTGCGGCGCGGCAAAGGCAGGCCATTCAAAATAA
- a CDS encoding zinc ABC transporter substrate-binding protein has translation MKISRSLMLTALALSSAVLAFLCSAYPALCAEREKLKIIATIFPQYDFTRQIAGNRADVQLLLPPGAESHTYEPSPSDIIRISKADMFIYTGRQMEHWADRVISSIKGGKIITVDVSKGIKLIRHEDEEHEAENDHHLLDPHIWTDPNNALVMADNILSALCAASPEDAAYFRKNAKKFKEELKKLDKGFREAVSSGSRKKIVFGGRNAFVYFLRRYELESISVTDFCSTQADPGVKRIAEIIRTVRKEKIPVVYYGEMVPPKTAKTISEETGTRLLPLNSCHNLSAEDLRKGKTYLSIMRENLSNIKEGLK, from the coding sequence ATGAAAATTAGCAGATCCCTTATGCTGACGGCCCTTGCTCTATCGTCAGCGGTTTTGGCTTTTCTCTGCTCAGCATATCCTGCCCTTTGTGCGGAGAGAGAAAAGCTGAAGATAATCGCCACTATCTTCCCCCAGTATGATTTCACCAGGCAGATCGCGGGAAATAGGGCGGATGTGCAGCTTTTGCTTCCGCCGGGTGCAGAGAGCCACACTTACGAGCCATCGCCATCTGACATAATAAGGATAAGCAAGGCGGATATGTTCATTTATACGGGTCGTCAAATGGAGCATTGGGCAGATAGGGTCATCTCTTCCATAAAGGGAGGAAAGATCATAACGGTCGATGTCTCAAAGGGCATAAAGCTTATACGGCACGAAGATGAAGAGCATGAGGCAGAAAACGACCACCATCTCCTGGATCCTCATATATGGACTGACCCAAACAACGCCCTGGTGATGGCTGACAATATCCTCTCCGCGCTTTGCGCCGCAAGCCCCGAAGACGCGGCATACTTCAGGAAAAACGCAAAGAAATTCAAAGAAGAACTGAAAAAACTGGACAAGGGGTTCCGTGAGGCCGTCTCTTCTGGAAGCAGGAAGAAGATCGTCTTTGGCGGCAGGAACGCTTTCGTCTATTTTCTCCGTCGCTACGAATTAGAATCCATTTCCGTCACAGACTTCTGCTCGACACAGGCCGACCCCGGCGTGAAAAGGATCGCCGAGATCATCAGGACTGTGAGGAAGGAGAAGATTCCGGTCGTCTATTATGGGGAGATGGTGCCGCCAAAGACTGCAAAAACCATAAGCGAGGAGACAGGCACCCGCCTGCTCCCGCTGAATTCCTGCCACAACCTCTCGGCAGAGGATCTGAGAAAGGGAAAGACCTACCTTTCGATCATGAGGGAGAACCTTTCCAACATTAAAGAAGGGCTGAAATGA
- a CDS encoding transcriptional repressor, protein MSAVRYNTNQRKLILAVIERNRGRHITAEEVHLELIRAGSPVGKATVYRHFERLEKEGLLIRYAPVEGAGACWEYAGEPGEVPAHYHMKCESCGKLFCLDCTFLDTISNHFSEHHKFDLNRFRTVFYGICSECRGKDKDEN, encoded by the coding sequence ATGTCTGCCGTGCGTTACAACACAAACCAGCGGAAACTTATCCTTGCGGTGATAGAGAGAAACAGAGGCAGGCATATTACTGCTGAGGAGGTGCACCTGGAACTTATCCGCGCAGGCAGCCCGGTCGGAAAGGCCACTGTTTACAGGCATTTTGAGAGGCTCGAGAAGGAGGGACTGCTGATCAGGTATGCTCCCGTTGAAGGGGCGGGCGCGTGCTGGGAATACGCGGGAGAACCCGGCGAGGTGCCTGCGCATTACCACATGAAGTGTGAATCATGCGGGAAACTCTTCTGCCTGGACTGCACATTTCTTGACACCATCTCAAACCACTTCAGCGAACACCACAAATTTGACCTGAACAGGTTCAGGACAGTCTTTTACGGCATATGTTCGGAATGCAGGGGGAAGGATAAGGATGAAAATTAG
- a CDS encoding ferrous iron transport protein A, translating to MKVLRDTGCGERVRVKGINGTGPLKRRIMDMGITKGTELIVRKVAPLGDPVEITVRGYELSLRKADAEIIEVE from the coding sequence ATGAAAGTACTCAGGGATACCGGCTGCGGCGAGAGAGTCAGAGTGAAAGGCATAAACGGCACGGGACCGCTTAAGAGAAGGATAATGGATATGGGCATAACAAAGGGGACGGAACTTATTGTCAGAAAGGTAGCTCCGCTCGGTGACCCCGTTGAGATCACAGTCAGAGGATACGAGCTCTCGCTCAGAAAGGCCGACGCGGAGATCATTGAGGTCGAATAG
- a CDS encoding sugar phosphate isomerase/epimerase, with translation MIRRALEGNGLRLGGTSWVIPGTFADNLRYLSNEVSDMEIVLFDTPEHSNMPAKDEVRALKDLCGELGMSCTVHFPADICVYAPTEVLREREEKCLRTLDLFEDLDPFAWILHIVGEKRGDPPSPDIDAWIEKSLISAEKIASAADDRRKICMETLGFDPRYIEHLADSAGTSICLDVGHLIKCGRPVHETTLRSAAAVKVIHVHGVMPDGTDHRDLSYMDPELFRSVSGMMSGGEDRVMTLEVFEGDYDRSLSVLKKMRA, from the coding sequence ATGATAAGAAGAGCTCTTGAGGGCAACGGTTTGCGCCTGGGCGGAACATCATGGGTGATCCCCGGGACCTTTGCCGACAATCTTCGCTACCTCTCAAATGAAGTCAGCGATATGGAAATCGTCCTATTCGATACCCCGGAACACTCCAACATGCCTGCAAAGGATGAAGTCCGCGCCCTGAAGGACCTCTGCGGCGAGCTGGGAATGTCCTGCACGGTGCATTTCCCTGCCGACATATGCGTATATGCCCCGACTGAAGTGTTGAGAGAAAGGGAAGAGAAGTGCCTCAGGACCCTGGATCTTTTTGAGGATCTCGATCCATTTGCGTGGATACTGCACATAGTTGGTGAGAAGAGGGGCGATCCGCCAAGCCCCGATATAGACGCCTGGATCGAAAAAAGCCTGATTTCGGCAGAAAAGATCGCTTCTGCTGCAGACGACAGGAGAAAGATATGCATGGAAACGCTGGGCTTCGATCCGCGCTATATCGAGCACCTCGCAGATTCCGCGGGGACTTCGATATGCCTTGATGTCGGACATCTGATAAAATGCGGGCGTCCCGTACATGAGACGACGCTAAGGTCAGCAGCTGCCGTAAAGGTAATCCATGTCCACGGAGTGATGCCGGACGGTACCGATCACAGGGACCTCTCATACATGGATCCCGAGCTTTTCAGATCGGTAAGCGGAATGATGTCAGGGGGAGAAGATAGGGTAATGACCCTGGAAGTGTTCGAAGGAGACTATGACCGGTCTCTCAGCGTTTTGAAAAAGATGCGGGCCTGA
- a CDS encoding TonB family protein, protein MREAGGKSFWGIALALSLAAHAAFMLFIPDFAPKTEIRPIMRVRLAMAEKKSTPTPAPVKKEAPSEKKAVMKKEAVPKKEPQKKAEPAKSAKTPSEKSPVQEVQARADTSDSVAGTQVNAGINAAHTDPPQTTPPQVQPERVVEIDSLEVVKKVLPDYSSFSRKRKEEGTVKIIVTVTEGRVVSTEVESSSGYLRLDESALRAVKQWLFKNSGTVRVRVPVVFRLK, encoded by the coding sequence ATGAGAGAAGCCGGAGGAAAGTCTTTCTGGGGGATAGCGCTGGCGTTGAGCTTAGCGGCACATGCAGCGTTTATGCTGTTTATACCCGATTTTGCCCCGAAAACTGAGATCCGGCCTATAATGAGAGTCCGCCTTGCAATGGCCGAAAAAAAGAGCACTCCAACTCCGGCCCCGGTCAAGAAAGAGGCTCCGTCCGAGAAAAAGGCTGTTATGAAAAAAGAGGCTGTCCCCAAAAAAGAACCTCAAAAAAAGGCGGAGCCTGCAAAGTCAGCAAAAACTCCGTCTGAAAAATCCCCTGTACAGGAAGTTCAGGCAAGGGCAGATACATCAGACAGTGTTGCGGGAACCCAAGTAAACGCAGGTATTAATGCAGCCCACACAGATCCCCCCCAAACGACACCTCCACAGGTACAGCCGGAAAGGGTAGTAGAAATAGATTCCCTTGAGGTCGTCAAAAAAGTCCTGCCGGATTACTCATCCTTCTCGAGAAAGCGCAAAGAAGAAGGAACTGTAAAAATAATAGTAACTGTGACTGAAGGCAGAGTAGTGAGCACAGAGGTCGAGAGTTCAAGCGGATACCTAAGGCTTGACGAAAGCGCCCTCCGCGCAGTAAAGCAGTGGCTCTTCAAGAACAGCGGAACAGTAAGGGTGAGAGTGCCTGTGGTGTTTAGGCTTAAATAG